The following proteins are co-located in the Manihot esculenta cultivar AM560-2 chromosome 7, M.esculenta_v8, whole genome shotgun sequence genome:
- the LOC110619273 gene encoding uncharacterized protein LOC110619273 — MSSISQSVLMALAVTVNKFASSNVHAVQRKESKTSPATSPAAFPRRGFLLSTLVAAYPLTTDSKTQLLNKYLKKSEENKAKNDKERLDSYYKRNYKDYFDFVEGSLKGKKEQDLTESEKGILDWLKTHK; from the exons ATGAGTTCAATATCCCAAAGTGTATTGATGGCACTTGCAGTTACTGTCAACAAATTTGCTTCATCAAATGTTCATGCAGTTCAAAGAAAAGAATCTAAAACTTCTCCTGCAACTTCTCCAGCTGCCTTCCCAAGAAGAGGATTCCTCTTATCTACTTTGGTTGCTGCTTATCCTCTCACCACTGACTCTAAAACGCAGCTCCTTAACA AATATTTGAAGAAATCAGAGGAAAACAAGGCGAAAAATGACAAGGAG AGATTGGATAGCTATTACAAGCGCAACTACAAGGATTACTTTGATTTTGTAGAAGGATCTTTGAAAGGGAAGAAAGAGCAAGACCTTACTGAATCTGAGAAAGGTATTCTTGATTGGCTCAAGACCCacaaataa
- the LOC110619272 gene encoding magnesium transporter MRS2-3 isoform X1 → MRSHPLLSKPTYPQPDDDTDPLTRPAIAAGLPTVRKKGTGVRAWLLLDNTGQAQVVEAGKHAIMRRTGLPARDLRILDPQLSYPSTILGRERAIVINLEHIKAIITAQEVLLLNSRDPSVTPFVEELQRRLACHYKATEAQEGNGDDSNWKNLYNPEDPQSRENLKNFAGGFLDSQDQDEGGKLDGKPGLENRDGPNVLPFEFVALEACLEGACSCLENEAKTLEQEAHPALDKLTSKISTLNLERVRQIKSRLVAITGRVQKVRDELEHLLDDDEDMAEMYLTEKLTQHLENSSTTSLSDRNDTDDEYLLADMDDRIPAEVSLETRGGSIGGEGDIHNADNPHDHMFSAAHVLSRGSRGTHTSTTQSAISKHLDVEELEMLLEAYFVQIDGTLNKLSTLREYVDDTEDYINIMLDDKQNHLLQMGVMLTTATLVISLFVAVAGVFGMNINIELFNEEVETGMQKFLWTVGGSCTGSVFLYVIAIAWCKHKRLLE, encoded by the exons ATGAGGTCTCACCCCCTGCTATCCAAACCTACTTATCCTCAACCCGATGACGACACCGACCCATTAACCCGACCAGCCATCGCAGCTGGCCTTCCCACCGTCCGCAAGAAAGGAACCGGGGTTCGGGCCTGGCTCCTCCTTGACAACACCGGCCAGGCCCAGGTTGTGGAGGCAGGTAAGCATGCCATCATGCGCCGCACCGGCCTGCCCGCTCGTGACCTCCGGATCCTCGACCCGCAACTCTCGTACCCATCTACGATTTTGGGTCGAGAGAGAGCAATCGTCATCAATTTGGAGCATATCAAGGCAATAATTACGGCCCAGGAGGTTCTTTTGCTGAATTCCAGGGACCCCTCTGTTACACCGTTTGTCGAGGAATTGCAGAGGAGGCTTGCATGTCATTATAAAGCTACAGAAGCTCAG GAGGGAAATGGTGATGATTCAAACTGGAAAAATTTGTATAACCCTGAAGACCCACAATCAAGGgaaaatcttaaaaattttgCTGGAGGCTTTCTAGATTCTCAGGATCAAGATGAGGGAGGGAAGCTAGATGGGAAACCAGGGCTTGAAAATCGAGATGGACCAAATGTTCTTCCATTTGAATTTGTTGCATTGGAGGCATGTCTTGAGGGTGCTTGCAGTTGCTTAGAAAATGAA GCAAAAACACTGGAGCAAGAGGCTCATCCAGCATTGGATAAGCTAACTTCAAAAATCAGTACTCTCAATCTAGAGCGTGTCCGCCAAATTAAGAGTCGTTTGGTTGCAATAACTGGGCGTGTTCAAAAG GTTAGGGATGAATTGGAGCACTTGTTGGATGATGATGAAGATATGGCTGAGATGTATCTGACAGAAAAGTTGACTCAACACCTAGAAAATTCTTCCACAACCTCTTTAAGTGACAGAAATGATACGGATGATGAATATCTTCTAGCAGACATGGATGACAG GATTCCTGCTGAAGTGTCATTGGAGACTCGTGGGGGTTCTATTGGCGGTGAGGGTGATATTCACAATGCTGACAACCCACATGATCATATGTTTAGTGCTGCTCATGTGCTTAGTAGGGGTAGCCGTGGGACCCATACCAGTACCACTCAAAGTGCTATAAGCAAGCACCTTGATGTAGAGGAGTTGGAAATGCTATTGGAGGCATACTTCGTACAAATTGATGGTACACTGAACAAGCTATCTACG TTGAGGGAGTACGTAGATGATACAGAGGACTACATCAATATAATGCTGGACGACAAGCAGAATCATCTCCTGCAAATGGGGGTCATGTTAACAACAGCAACTCTAGTGATAAGCCTTTTTGTTGCAGTTGCTGGTGTTTTTGGCATGAATATCAACATTGAGTTGTTCAATGAAGAAGTTGAAACAGGGATGCAAAAATTTCTATGGACAGTTGGTGGCAGCTGTACTGGGAGCGTGTTCCTGTATGTAATTGCTATTGCCTGGTGCAAGCACAAGCGGTTGCTGGAATAA
- the LOC110619272 gene encoding magnesium transporter MRS2-3 isoform X2, producing the protein MRSHPLLSKPTYPQPDDDTDPLTRPAIAAGLPTVRKKGTGVRAWLLLDNTGQAQVVEAGKHAIMRRTGLPARDLRILDPQLSYPSTILGRERAIVINLEHIKAIITAQEVLLLNSRDPSVTPFVEELQRRLACHYKATEAQEGNGDDSNWKNLYNPEDPQSRENLKNFAGGFLDSQDQDEGGKLDGKPGLENRDGPNVLPFEFVALEACLEGACSCLENEAKTLEQEAHPALDKLTSKISTLNLERVRQIKSRLVAITGRVQKVRDELEHLLDDDEDMAEMYLTEKLTQHLENSSTTSLSDRNDTDDEYLLADMDDRIPAEVSLETRGGSIGGEGDIHNADNPHDHMFSAAHVLSRGSRGTHTSTTQSAISKHLDVEELEMLLEAYFVQIDGTLNKLSTLFYVFWPHL; encoded by the exons ATGAGGTCTCACCCCCTGCTATCCAAACCTACTTATCCTCAACCCGATGACGACACCGACCCATTAACCCGACCAGCCATCGCAGCTGGCCTTCCCACCGTCCGCAAGAAAGGAACCGGGGTTCGGGCCTGGCTCCTCCTTGACAACACCGGCCAGGCCCAGGTTGTGGAGGCAGGTAAGCATGCCATCATGCGCCGCACCGGCCTGCCCGCTCGTGACCTCCGGATCCTCGACCCGCAACTCTCGTACCCATCTACGATTTTGGGTCGAGAGAGAGCAATCGTCATCAATTTGGAGCATATCAAGGCAATAATTACGGCCCAGGAGGTTCTTTTGCTGAATTCCAGGGACCCCTCTGTTACACCGTTTGTCGAGGAATTGCAGAGGAGGCTTGCATGTCATTATAAAGCTACAGAAGCTCAG GAGGGAAATGGTGATGATTCAAACTGGAAAAATTTGTATAACCCTGAAGACCCACAATCAAGGgaaaatcttaaaaattttgCTGGAGGCTTTCTAGATTCTCAGGATCAAGATGAGGGAGGGAAGCTAGATGGGAAACCAGGGCTTGAAAATCGAGATGGACCAAATGTTCTTCCATTTGAATTTGTTGCATTGGAGGCATGTCTTGAGGGTGCTTGCAGTTGCTTAGAAAATGAA GCAAAAACACTGGAGCAAGAGGCTCATCCAGCATTGGATAAGCTAACTTCAAAAATCAGTACTCTCAATCTAGAGCGTGTCCGCCAAATTAAGAGTCGTTTGGTTGCAATAACTGGGCGTGTTCAAAAG GTTAGGGATGAATTGGAGCACTTGTTGGATGATGATGAAGATATGGCTGAGATGTATCTGACAGAAAAGTTGACTCAACACCTAGAAAATTCTTCCACAACCTCTTTAAGTGACAGAAATGATACGGATGATGAATATCTTCTAGCAGACATGGATGACAG GATTCCTGCTGAAGTGTCATTGGAGACTCGTGGGGGTTCTATTGGCGGTGAGGGTGATATTCACAATGCTGACAACCCACATGATCATATGTTTAGTGCTGCTCATGTGCTTAGTAGGGGTAGCCGTGGGACCCATACCAGTACCACTCAAAGTGCTATAAGCAAGCACCTTGATGTAGAGGAGTTGGAAATGCTATTGGAGGCATACTTCGTACAAATTGATGGTACACTGAACAAGCTATCTACG TTGTTTTATGTTTTCTGGCCGCACCTTTGA
- the LOC110619272 gene encoding magnesium transporter MRS2-3 isoform X3 — translation MRSHPLLSKPTYPQPDDDTDPLTRPAIAAGLPTVRKKGTGVRAWLLLDNTGQAQVVEAGKHAIMRRTGLPARDLRILDPQLSYPSTILGRERAIVINLEHIKAIITAQEVLLLNSRDPSVTPFVEELQRRLACHYKATEAQEGNGDDSNWKNLYNPEDPQSRENLKNFAGGFLDSQDQDEGGKLDGKPGLENRDGPNVLPFEFVALEACLEGACSCLENEAKTLEQEAHPALDKLTSKISTLNLERVRQIKSRLVAITGRVQKVRDELEHLLDDDEDMAEMYLTEKLTQHLENSSTTSLSDRNDTDDEYLLADMDDRIPAEVSLETRGGSIGGEGDIHNADNPHDHMFSAAHVLSRGSRGTHTSTTQSAISKHLDVEELEMLLEAYFVQIDGTLNKLSTQMI, via the exons ATGAGGTCTCACCCCCTGCTATCCAAACCTACTTATCCTCAACCCGATGACGACACCGACCCATTAACCCGACCAGCCATCGCAGCTGGCCTTCCCACCGTCCGCAAGAAAGGAACCGGGGTTCGGGCCTGGCTCCTCCTTGACAACACCGGCCAGGCCCAGGTTGTGGAGGCAGGTAAGCATGCCATCATGCGCCGCACCGGCCTGCCCGCTCGTGACCTCCGGATCCTCGACCCGCAACTCTCGTACCCATCTACGATTTTGGGTCGAGAGAGAGCAATCGTCATCAATTTGGAGCATATCAAGGCAATAATTACGGCCCAGGAGGTTCTTTTGCTGAATTCCAGGGACCCCTCTGTTACACCGTTTGTCGAGGAATTGCAGAGGAGGCTTGCATGTCATTATAAAGCTACAGAAGCTCAG GAGGGAAATGGTGATGATTCAAACTGGAAAAATTTGTATAACCCTGAAGACCCACAATCAAGGgaaaatcttaaaaattttgCTGGAGGCTTTCTAGATTCTCAGGATCAAGATGAGGGAGGGAAGCTAGATGGGAAACCAGGGCTTGAAAATCGAGATGGACCAAATGTTCTTCCATTTGAATTTGTTGCATTGGAGGCATGTCTTGAGGGTGCTTGCAGTTGCTTAGAAAATGAA GCAAAAACACTGGAGCAAGAGGCTCATCCAGCATTGGATAAGCTAACTTCAAAAATCAGTACTCTCAATCTAGAGCGTGTCCGCCAAATTAAGAGTCGTTTGGTTGCAATAACTGGGCGTGTTCAAAAG GTTAGGGATGAATTGGAGCACTTGTTGGATGATGATGAAGATATGGCTGAGATGTATCTGACAGAAAAGTTGACTCAACACCTAGAAAATTCTTCCACAACCTCTTTAAGTGACAGAAATGATACGGATGATGAATATCTTCTAGCAGACATGGATGACAG GATTCCTGCTGAAGTGTCATTGGAGACTCGTGGGGGTTCTATTGGCGGTGAGGGTGATATTCACAATGCTGACAACCCACATGATCATATGTTTAGTGCTGCTCATGTGCTTAGTAGGGGTAGCCGTGGGACCCATACCAGTACCACTCAAAGTGCTATAAGCAAGCACCTTGATGTAGAGGAGTTGGAAATGCTATTGGAGGCATACTTCGTACAAATTGATGGTACACTGAACAAGCTATCTACG CAAATGATATGA